In Achromobacter xylosoxidans A8, a single window of DNA contains:
- the galU gene encoding UTP--glucose-1-phosphate uridylyltransferase GalU, translating to MRPVRKAVFPVAGMGTRFLPATKAMPKEMLPVVDKPLIQYAVEEAVAAGITDLIFVTGRNKRAIEDHFDSAPELESDLESKGKHELLAMVRGILPAHVNCLYIRQSAPLGLGHAVLSAAPAVGDEPFAVLLADDLIDSDQPALKQLIEVAVAQNASVLGVQDVPRADTRKYGIVATRQGDASAHGRTERVTHIVEKPDPEAAPSTLAVVGRYVLEAAIFDHLRSTKMGAGNEIQLTDGIASLMRERAVYAHRYEGVRYDCGSKAGMFQATVALGKKYHGLLPE from the coding sequence ATGCGTCCTGTCCGTAAAGCTGTTTTCCCTGTCGCCGGCATGGGCACGCGCTTCCTGCCCGCCACCAAGGCGATGCCCAAGGAAATGCTGCCCGTGGTCGACAAGCCGCTGATCCAATATGCCGTGGAAGAAGCCGTGGCCGCCGGAATCACGGACCTTATCTTCGTGACGGGGCGCAATAAGCGCGCCATCGAAGACCACTTCGATTCCGCGCCGGAACTCGAATCGGACCTGGAAAGCAAGGGCAAGCATGAGCTTCTGGCCATGGTGCGGGGCATTCTACCCGCGCATGTGAATTGCCTCTATATCCGCCAATCGGCGCCGCTGGGCTTGGGCCATGCGGTGCTGTCCGCCGCGCCCGCCGTGGGCGACGAACCCTTTGCCGTGCTGCTGGCCGACGACCTGATCGACTCCGACCAGCCCGCGCTGAAGCAGCTGATCGAGGTGGCCGTGGCGCAGAACGCCAGTGTGCTGGGCGTGCAGGACGTGCCGCGCGCCGATACCCGCAAGTACGGCATCGTGGCCACCCGCCAGGGGGATGCCAGCGCCCACGGCCGCACCGAACGCGTCACCCATATCGTGGAAAAACCGGATCCCGAAGCCGCGCCGTCGACGCTGGCCGTGGTGGGCCGCTATGTGCTGGAAGCGGCGATTTTCGACCACCTGCGTTCGACCAAGATGGGCGCTGGCAACGAGATCCAGCTGACCGACGGCATTGCCTCGCTGATGCGCGAGCGCGCCGTGTATGCGCACCGCTATGAAGGCGTGCGTTATGACTGCGGCAGCAAGGCCGGCATGTTCCAGGCCACCGTGGCGCTGGGCAAGAAGTACCACGGCCTGCTGCCGGAATAG
- a CDS encoding M48 family metalloprotease, whose protein sequence is MNRRKMPSICSIAKRGAIVGLSVALTVPALPIAAWAQPVGLPSMGAASAAELSPMLERSLGEAIMAQGRRDPTYVDDSELSQYLTTMGRKLAAFAPGAVPEVEMFGVRDPEINAFAMPGGFIGVNTGLIVASASESELAAVLAHEIGHVVQRHIARGMTQQNQNSMVMLASLAGALLAALAGGGGNLAVGVAAFGQAAAINRQLGFSRDAEREADRAGLQMLTKAGYDAEGMAQMFGRLMNASRLNEGAGGGSWASTHPLSIERMSDVQNRVRNQSPVTRHVDSDDFWYIRAKMRVVQGRDAVSLRTAGQQLQDEAQALSGVRKSAAYYGLALQAFQRNNLAEAERNWNLASADGRSSAQLAKLSVDIALARKEYPRALELAQAGTKRWPGHRALGIAYAQAMQSIGRHTDAQEYLRARIKQWGSDEPSLYQMLAQSEDRNGKPVAARRDQARYYVMTGAYAAAESQLQQARNMSTDFYEQSQIDVQIKEVKDKLAEERQLLERFKSG, encoded by the coding sequence ATGAACCGCAGGAAAATGCCATCCATTTGCTCGATTGCGAAACGGGGTGCAATCGTCGGGCTGTCCGTGGCCCTGACCGTGCCCGCTCTCCCCATTGCTGCCTGGGCGCAGCCCGTGGGCCTGCCCTCCATGGGGGCGGCGTCCGCGGCCGAACTGTCCCCCATGCTGGAGCGCAGCCTGGGCGAGGCCATCATGGCCCAGGGGCGGCGCGACCCGACCTACGTGGACGATTCCGAGCTCAGCCAGTACCTCACTACCATGGGGCGCAAGCTGGCGGCGTTCGCGCCCGGCGCGGTCCCCGAGGTCGAGATGTTCGGCGTGCGCGACCCCGAGATCAACGCCTTCGCCATGCCTGGGGGCTTCATCGGCGTCAATACGGGGCTGATCGTGGCTTCCGCCAGCGAGTCCGAGCTGGCCGCAGTGCTGGCGCACGAAATCGGCCACGTCGTGCAGCGCCACATCGCCCGCGGCATGACCCAGCAGAACCAGAACAGCATGGTGATGCTGGCCAGCCTCGCCGGCGCGCTGCTGGCGGCCCTGGCCGGGGGCGGCGGCAATCTGGCGGTGGGCGTGGCGGCTTTCGGCCAAGCCGCGGCCATCAACCGTCAACTGGGCTTTTCCCGTGATGCGGAACGCGAGGCCGACCGGGCCGGGCTGCAGATGCTGACCAAGGCGGGGTACGACGCCGAAGGCATGGCGCAGATGTTCGGGCGCCTGATGAACGCTTCGCGCCTGAATGAAGGCGCCGGCGGCGGCTCATGGGCCAGCACCCACCCGCTCTCCATCGAGCGCATGTCGGACGTGCAGAATCGGGTGCGCAACCAGTCTCCCGTGACGCGCCACGTGGACAGCGACGATTTCTGGTACATCCGCGCCAAGATGCGCGTGGTGCAGGGCCGCGACGCGGTCAGCCTGCGCACCGCCGGCCAGCAGTTGCAGGACGAGGCCCAGGCGCTGTCGGGCGTGCGCAAGTCGGCCGCCTACTACGGCCTGGCGCTGCAGGCGTTCCAGCGCAACAACCTGGCGGAGGCCGAGCGCAACTGGAATCTGGCGTCGGCGGACGGCCGCAGCTCGGCCCAGTTGGCCAAACTCAGCGTGGATATCGCCCTGGCGCGCAAGGAGTACCCCCGGGCGCTGGAGCTGGCCCAGGCCGGCACCAAGCGCTGGCCCGGCCACCGGGCCCTGGGCATCGCCTACGCCCAGGCGATGCAAAGCATCGGCCGCCACACGGACGCGCAGGAGTACCTGCGGGCCAGGATCAAGCAGTGGGGCAGCGACGAGCCCAGCCTCTACCAGATGCTGGCGCAGAGCGAAGACCGCAACGGCAAGCCGGTGGCGGCCCGCCGCGACCAGGCCCGCTACTACGTCATGACGGGCGCCTACGCAGCCGCGGAATCGCAGCTGCAGCAGGCGCGCAACATGTCCACCGATTTCTACGAGCAGTCGCAGATCGACGTGCAGATCAAGGAAGTCAAGGACAAGCTGGCCGAAGAGCGCCAGTTGCTCGAACGCTTCAAATCGGGCTGA
- a CDS encoding YheT family hydrolase encodes MAAARLDTTPCPVPSWLPGGDSQTVYAALFAQYHRIAFVRERVDTPDTDFVDFDWTGPGLFPHKSADGAPVSGQRPVANGKTAAARWMTDADWKSLPHTPDTPALILFHGLEGGSNSRYAQSIAHHFRARGWIVVIAHFRGCSGVPNRLARAYYSGDSAEVGFMLETVRQRIPHARWHAVGVSLGGNALLKYLGEHQEDTGWLTACAGVSVPLDLVACGKTLSTGMFNRRVYTAHFLKTLKHKVLEKAHRYPGAVDVMRIAHAHDLREFDDTYTAPMHGFRNALDYWTRASSKPWLPKISVPTLVLNARNDPFVPAASLPTPEDCSPAILLHQPTDGGHAGFPTGSFPAHLNWLPQRLGRFFETGQ; translated from the coding sequence AGTACCACCGCATCGCGTTCGTGCGCGAACGGGTGGACACGCCCGATACCGACTTCGTCGACTTCGACTGGACCGGCCCCGGCCTGTTCCCGCACAAGTCCGCCGACGGCGCGCCCGTCAGCGGCCAGCGCCCGGTCGCGAATGGCAAGACTGCCGCGGCCAGGTGGATGACGGACGCGGACTGGAAGTCCCTGCCGCATACGCCTGACACCCCCGCCCTGATTCTGTTCCATGGCCTGGAAGGCGGCAGCAACAGCCGCTACGCGCAATCTATCGCGCATCATTTCCGCGCGCGCGGCTGGATCGTGGTGATCGCGCATTTCCGCGGTTGTTCCGGCGTGCCGAACCGCCTGGCCCGCGCCTATTACTCCGGCGATTCGGCCGAGGTCGGCTTCATGCTGGAAACCGTGCGCCAGCGCATCCCGCATGCGCGCTGGCATGCGGTCGGCGTATCGCTGGGCGGCAACGCCCTGCTCAAGTACCTGGGCGAGCACCAGGAAGACACCGGCTGGCTGACCGCCTGCGCGGGCGTGTCCGTGCCGCTGGACCTGGTGGCTTGCGGCAAGACGCTATCCACCGGCATGTTCAACCGCCGGGTCTACACCGCTCATTTCCTGAAGACGCTCAAGCACAAGGTGCTGGAGAAGGCGCATCGCTATCCTGGCGCCGTCGACGTCATGCGCATTGCGCATGCGCACGACCTGCGCGAATTCGACGACACCTACACCGCGCCCATGCATGGTTTCCGCAATGCGCTGGACTACTGGACGCGCGCGTCCAGCAAGCCCTGGCTGCCGAAGATATCCGTGCCGACGCTGGTGCTCAATGCGCGCAACGATCCGTTCGTGCCGGCCGCGTCGCTGCCGACACCCGAGGATTGCTCGCCCGCCATACTGCTGCACCAGCCCACGGACGGCGGCCATGCCGGTTTTCCGACGGGCAGCTTCCCGGCTCATCTGAACTGGCTGCCGCAGCGGCTGGGACGCTTCTTCGAAACCGGCCAGTAG
- a CDS encoding amino acid permease, with amino-acid sequence MSKGEGLKGGLQSRHMTMISIAGVIGAALFVGSGKQIALAGPAVILAYLGGGILVFLVMRMLGEMAVAQPDTGSFSTYADRAIGRWAGFTIGWLYWYFWALLMGWEAYVAGQILHGWFPAAPDWVYALLLTLGLIGVNFMNVRNYGEFEFWFGLIKVVAIVLFLAIGTLAVAHLWPLGDAGGMSNLTDRGFMPNGPSAVVTALLGIMFAMMGAEVVTVAAGETSEPGGQIVKAIRSVVWRICLFYVGSIFLVVCLVPYDTPALVDPTRGSYNVVLDAMGIPYAQWIVNAIVLTSVCSCFNSALYVSSRMLYSLARRGDAHRIMAVTGVSTGAPYVGVVISSVFAFVAVYMMATSSMDLYDILMQTTGCVALFVYLTIAFCQLRMRQRLQAQGVELKFKMWLFPWLTWAVILFICAALATMVVEGTYRQEVLYTSALGAVIVLMGALAQRYGIGGPKGRDQTVRKALEQGLSSPREAAALKP; translated from the coding sequence ATGTCTAAGGGTGAGGGACTCAAAGGTGGGCTGCAATCGCGTCATATGACGATGATTTCCATCGCGGGCGTGATCGGCGCAGCCTTGTTTGTCGGGTCCGGCAAGCAAATCGCGCTGGCCGGACCCGCGGTGATCCTGGCCTATCTGGGGGGCGGGATCCTGGTATTTCTGGTGATGCGCATGCTGGGCGAGATGGCCGTGGCCCAGCCAGATACCGGTTCATTTTCGACTTACGCGGACCGGGCCATCGGACGCTGGGCGGGTTTCACCATCGGCTGGCTGTACTGGTACTTCTGGGCGTTGCTGATGGGTTGGGAAGCCTATGTCGCGGGACAGATTCTGCACGGCTGGTTTCCCGCGGCGCCCGATTGGGTCTACGCCTTGCTCCTGACGCTTGGGCTGATCGGCGTCAACTTCATGAACGTCAGGAACTACGGGGAATTCGAGTTCTGGTTTGGCCTGATCAAAGTCGTCGCCATCGTGTTGTTTCTGGCGATCGGAACCTTGGCGGTCGCGCATCTGTGGCCCTTGGGCGATGCCGGCGGGATGTCCAACCTGACCGATAGGGGCTTCATGCCCAATGGACCCAGCGCCGTGGTCACCGCCTTGCTAGGCATCATGTTCGCCATGATGGGCGCGGAAGTCGTCACGGTGGCGGCGGGCGAAACCTCCGAGCCCGGCGGCCAGATCGTGAAAGCCATCCGGTCGGTGGTCTGGCGGATCTGCCTGTTCTATGTGGGGTCCATCTTCCTGGTGGTATGCCTGGTGCCTTATGACACTCCGGCCCTGGTCGATCCCACGCGCGGCAGCTACAACGTGGTCCTGGACGCAATGGGCATTCCCTACGCGCAATGGATCGTCAACGCCATTGTGCTGACCTCCGTCTGCAGCTGCTTCAACTCGGCGCTGTATGTCTCGTCGCGCATGCTCTATTCATTGGCCCGCCGCGGCGACGCCCATCGCATCATGGCGGTGACTGGCGTCTCCACCGGCGCGCCGTACGTGGGCGTGGTCATATCCAGCGTGTTCGCATTCGTTGCCGTCTACATGATGGCAACGTCTTCGATGGACCTGTACGACATCCTCATGCAAACCACCGGTTGCGTGGCGCTGTTTGTCTACCTGACCATCGCATTCTGCCAACTGCGCATGCGGCAGCGCCTGCAGGCTCAAGGCGTCGAACTGAAGTTCAAGATGTGGCTGTTCCCATGGCTGACCTGGGCGGTCATCCTGTTCATCTGCGCAGCCTTGGCGACGATGGTGGTGGAGGGAACGTATCGCCAGGAAGTGCTGTACACGTCCGCGCTGGGCGCCGTGATCGTCCTGATGGGCGCACTGGCGCAGCGTTATGGCATAGGCGGGCCAAAAGGCCGGGATCAGACGGTCCGGAAGGCCCTGGAACAAGGCTTGAGCAGCCCGAGGGAGGCCGCGGCGCTCAAGCCTTGA